Within Citrus sinensis cultivar Valencia sweet orange chromosome 1, DVS_A1.0, whole genome shotgun sequence, the genomic segment ACATACTTGCTGACCAAGGAAGCTGCTTACACGAGTGGTGAGATAAAGATCACACGTACAAAGCCAAAAGATTCCAGATGGCAAAACAGTTTTACAGAGATTCCTCAATTGTTGTATGATGTAATGAGTTAGTCATTAATGAACGGCTGTGATCAAAAAGTCCATAACAATACATTCTTTGAGtttgtaaaatgaaatgaacGAGCTGCAGGATGCTGAGCTAATCAGCTATAAATACCAACTGGATGTATCTCAAATCTTATTGAATAAAACAGTTACAAAGCTTCTCTCTACTCTCTCTCTATGTGATcttcaaattctttcaattaacaGCCTGGAAGCAGTTAGGAAGCATATGGAAGCAAAACGTCATTGAAAAATACATTTCGGCGATGCTGACGAGGAGGAGGAGGCCGAGTTAGAAGAGTTCTATGACTATAGCAGCAGGTCATTGTCTTCAAAgttcatcttttttttgtttcttatttcctaatttgatttatttacttttcaacaaaataataaaattcacttTGTTCTGACAATTACATGGATGAGGATGGGAAACAACTGATCTAATCCAATGACATGGCCAACAATGTAGAGCTTGGTGGTGGGTCTGAGCTTATCATAACTAGGAGAACAGATAAAGGAACATCGACTAAAATCTTCGGCTCCCGTGAATATCAGCGGTATTATCGCCAGAAACCCCACCCGTCACCCGCAAATAATGTGGCCATTGCAGTTGCGTTGGCCTCAAGTTGTGTTTTTAATCTTTCTCAACTTGCGCAACCTGGGAATCCCCTCCTCTGAACATGGCATCCTGTATTTTCAGGTACAAGAGCATGGGATTCGGTGATTAGCAACCGTGCAAACAAGAGAGCACATGGTGAGGATGAAGGTAATCAATGAGATGAATAGAACGAGAGTGGAGGCAATGCGCACAAGGGTCGGCATGAAGAATAATATCATCCGAAACCTCCCCAGGAATGTCCCATATTAGTCCTAGACTTTGATTTCTTGTTGAATCAGCAGTTTAAGTAAacctttaaattaaaaaaaaaaaaaaaaaactcagaTATGGTATGGTTTTCGGTGTAagctcttattattatttttattatgggCAAAATTAATTTGCAACCAGGGTTTGGTattcttttttgtcttttttaagGTCAACTATAATGGAGTcctataatttgttataaaaacaaaaaaattaaaaacatttaaattttcacaTATTAGTCCCACACCCACAAATTTTCAGTTGCATTAATGTTTCTAGAAGCCACGATTTTCAGGacaaaaactcaattaaatttatttaagtgtgcaattaaatttactccttttattttagaacaaactcaactaaaaatattaaatttactccttttattttcataaactaacactttattatttttagtaaattaaaatatttttactacataattaaataatttagtatgctaattaaatattatgttataaaaataataataaaacattacCTACAtagaatatcaaattaaatttattttcgtATTTTGTGTATTCCATCTACTTGACACATAAAATctcttgttttaaaaaaaaaaaagatataggGTTTGAACTGCTCATATGGGTGAAAGGAAATTGGTTGCcgtgttaaattaaaaaaaatcatatttatatttatcatcaattatggttagtaaataatttacataCTTTAACTATgtaataaattagttaatatattaattaataagtaaatttattaatttaaatagatattaataaatttaagaataagtcatttaattgaaaacataGTTCAatagagtaaaaaaaaaatcaatatattgtGGACTTATAtgtcataattataaaacttttgatttttcttattttgcatGAACAACAAGGgtttttaatgttaatggCCCAATAATCACATCTGACCATTATACAACTTTCACATTAAATGTAAAGGTGGatttaaaaaagacaaaagaatgGAATACCAAACCCCATGAGTATAGTAGCTGGACCCTTTTATTAGTAAAACATTGACATGCTCCAGTTGTTTCATGAAAGAATTTtcagtttgttttttttggcCATCCTCCATTGGTCCTTTCTCTTCACTTGTTAGAATGATTCATTACGATCGAGACTTTCGTAGACCCCTCTACTTCTCAATTGCCTATTAGTTGCTTATTTCCCCTTCTTCGCTGGCACTCAATGTTCCTAATTTGTTTTGCAACCAAAAAGACGAAATAAATTGGACGCGTACATCTTCTGCGTGTTGACTTCGAATGATCCATAACAAAAGATCACCAAGAGGTCTATTAATGGCTCAATAATTTCTCGAATGACATCAATTTTCCACCATATGTCATTCTCAATGAAGCTTCTTGGTTATTCATTTCCTCCCTGCCCTTCACTGAAACTTCATATGCATTATTTCAAACAACTTTAGCGGGACATACTAATAATCAGGTTGTGAAGAACTGAAGAACAAGACTTTGGGTAGGAGAAAAAACGCAATCAAAGTTTAAGTAATGAAATGTTATTGTGACGCATAATTCATGAAATTAATTGgttgttaaatttatattatctaCGTGTAGGGGActgaaaatttattgttttaaatttcgaATGTTGGATTATATAGAATATAAAACTTAATACCCATaccataattatataaatttaaacgCTACTTGTGTATCATAATAGATTTCACAGTAAACTTGATTTAAGATAACTTTAATACAGTTGCACCGTAACCGGACCccatcttttattataaatatcaataaactTGTTATCGAAATAATCATATGGCTAAGTCTTAAATATGCAAGTTGAGTGTTGACTCTGgtaaaattaatgaagatgACTTGATGTATACGGGTATCATTAGAATTTTCTCCAGTTTCCGCTGTATGTAACTCTCAAAGAGGTTTCCTAAATGGTTATTTCAAATGTCCTTTCATCCTCCGTTGAACCATCATATCCATCTCGCTTATTCTCATCTCTGGCCAACTTTCCTCCACCAATTAACAAACTGTCTGTACAGTATTTCGTGCAACTTTTAGAGTTGTGAAGAGGAAGAACCCGATCTACAAGTTTTTGGATAGACGCGAAGCAAAAAGCCAATCAAAGTTAGTATTATTTCAAATacagttttctttttcattttttttttactaaactCCTCTTTTAGCTTTCATAAAGCTGCTAGACCTGACCTCAGCTGCCACTAGTCTTTGCTTTTGAATGTTCTTGCATCTTACAGAATGTCATCAGGTGGGCAACCAATCTGTAAGTCATTAAAGATGcgcgcccccccccccccccgaacaaaaaaaaaaagatccgCAGACACAGGGCTGTGATTAGTGGTATTTATTCACACATGATAGCAAAAGCACGTATTTATCAACACAGGATCGACAATTCAACACAATATATTGATGAATGGTGTAATAATCGAATTTTGATGTTGTACTGATCTAAGCTGTGCTAAGCATTTAAAGTTATTACACCGTGTGTACGATAATATGCTTAGCTTAACATTAAATGCTGTGCtaagcaattaaatttattcaataaccATCAATGACAGTTCCTATATTATTTCACTAATCTGAAACGTTTTTATTAACTTGCAGCCAAAGTAACCGTGTGGGTAATGCTTGGACTTTTGCTAATTGCAGTAGGAATTCATATCATCCGATATATTTTAGTAAAGCAAAATCCTGCGGAAACAGAAACCCGGAATGCTGCATCTGCTGCTAAGCCTGAAGAGGACGTGGGTGAAGTAATATGGGAAGTTGGTCAAACGATGGAGAGATTCCTTCAAGAAATCGGAAGGGAGAAGCCGGTCAGGTTTACTTCTCTCCAGCTCAATAATTTTACAAGCAATTATTCAACTCGGTTAGGATTTGGAGGTTTCGGACAAGTCTATAAAGGATAATTTCCTAATGGTGTGAAAATTGCAGTGAAGGTCCTTAATAAGAACCTAGGCAAAATTGCTGAAGAGCAATTCATGGCTGAAGTGGGAACTATTGGAAGAACTTATCATATAAATTTGGTTAGGCTTCATGGTTTTTGCCACGACCAACACATGACTGCACTTGTTTATGAGTACATGGAAAATGGTTCACTTGATGGGTATCTGTTTGGCAAGAAACGGGCACTAGAATGGGAGAAGTTGCACGAAATCGCTATAGGGACAGCGAAGGGTTTAGTTTACTTGCACGAAGAATGCCAACAGAGAATCATTCATTACGACATAAAGCCCGAAAATGTTCTCTTAGATGCAAACTTCTCTCCTAAGGTAGCAGATTTCGGGCTTGCAAAGCTTTGTGATAGGAACAGGAGCCATGTTACAATTAGTGGATATAAGGGCACTCCTGGCTACTCTGCACCAGAATTTTTATCAGGGAATTACCCAATTACACATAAATGTGATGTTTATAGCTTTGGAATGGTGTCATTTGAGATTgttggaagaagaagaaatgcaaTTGTTGGAGCCTCCGAGAGCCTTGATTGGTTTCCAAAATACGTGTGGGAAGAATATGAGAAAAGTGAATTGGGTGCAATGATACTGGCATGTGGGATTGAAGAGAAAGACAAAGAGAAAGCAAAACAATTGTGTATGGTGGCTTTGTGGTGTGTGCAAGACTCTCCTGCAGATAGGCCTCCAATGAGTGCCGTGGTCAAGATGCTGGAAGGAGTAGTGGAAGTTTTACCGCCACCGAAACCATTTCGCTACTTGGACTTAAATAAGATGACGGGGTTGAGGTCACTTGAATCTAGTGATGGTTCAAATTCCTCTAATCAGTCTCGCTGGTACAAGGAGACCACTCCAATAATGGCCAGGCATGAAATACAAATAGCTACTTGCTGATAATAACTAAGCTTGTGCCTTGTGCTCTCCATTCCTTGAATTTTCCAatacttgtattttttttttttttattcagttTGTAAGCTAGTGCCTTGTGTTTTTCTTGTATCCTTAGTTTTGTCTGTCGTTGTAAATTGTAACTAAGCAGTATCAGAACCATAATTAGCAATATCTTTGAAAATGGGAAAAGCATTAACAAGGCAACTTTTGCTGCTGCAGCATCTAAGCTCTCAAAAGCCAGGATCCAGGGGAAATACTCTCTCAAATAAACGAGTGCCTCACATGATTAGTAAATTGTACGAACTATGACTTTTTTCTGCTCAACTGATTTCCCAAAGTTTAATTACTGTTCAACTtcaaacttattttgattctaatgTTAATTTCCCGATTTCTCCAATATTCTTGTCCTCAGACTGCCAACAATCTTTTCTCAAACTTGGAACACGGGTCACCATCACAAACTGGCGGGCGCTCTTGGTAAGCTCTTACACTTGttagagaaaaagagagcCTAATTTCGCAGctgatttaattttacataatttgcAGTTACAATTCTGGTACTGGCCATCTTAGCAATAATAGGCGCTGTAGCTTACTGTttggcaaaaataataagttcaaAAGACGTCAAAGGATTAGAACCTACAGTTCTCGAAGCATCCTTGAAAACTGTCCAAGATTTGAAGGATGGTGAACAGACAATGGAGAAATTCCTGCGAGATATTGCAAGGGAGAAGCCGGTTAGGTTCACAATTGAGCAGCTGTGTAGTTTcacaaataattattcaaCAAAGTTGGGTGCTGGAGGTTTTGGTGTAGTTTACAAAGGACAGTTTCCGAATGGGGTGAAAATTGCTGCGAAAATCCTGAAAACATGTTTAAACAAAAGAGTTGAAGCACAGTTTATGGCTGAAATAGGCACCATTGGCAGAACATATCACATAAATCTGGTCAGATTATATGGTTTCTGTTATGATCAAACAAAGGCAGCACTAGTATACGAGTTCATGGAAAATGGCTCACTGGATAAGTACTTATTCACCGATACAGAGGTGCTTAAATGGGAAAAACTGCTTGATATTGCTATTGGGACGGCCAGAGGTATTGCGTATTTACACGAAGAATGCAACCAAAGAATCATTCACTACGACATAAAACCCGCTAACATCCTTCTAGATGCGAAATTCTCGGCTAAGGTTGCTGATTTCGGGCTTGCGAAGCTGTGTAATCCTGAAAACACCCATGACTCTACGTCAGGCTACAGGGGGACTCCAGGTTATTCGGCACCCGAGTTTTTATTGAGAAACTATCCTATTACGCAGAAATGTGACGTTTACAGCTTTGGAATGTTGTTATTTGAGATAATAGGAAGGAGAAAGAATGCTCAGGATTGTTCTTCGGATACCCTTGATTGGTTTCCAAAACAAGTGTGGGATGAGTATGAGAAAGGTGAGTTAGCAGCAAAGGTATTAGGCTGTGGGATAGAAGAAAATGACAGAGAGGAAGCTGAAAGAATGTCAATGGTGGCGTTGTGGTGTGTACAAGATTGTCCAGAGGCAAGGCCTCCAATGAGTGCTGTGGTAAAAATGCTAGAAGGGGGAGTTGAGATTGTAGCACCACCAAAACCATTTCGGTATTTGTATTCAATTGGGATGGATGCACTCAAATCACCATGTAGAATCGTCAATGGGTCAAGTCATCTAGCAAGCGAAGGAACTCAAGGACAAGGCGGTGAATCTTTTTGGTACCAAGAGTCCAGTCCCATTATAGCCAAGTATGGAGCCTCCGGATTTGCCGTTTCATCAAATTAAATGGAACAAGAATTGTATAAACACACGACATATTATCAATTAATGATTGTATCCATTATGCAATGATCttaaatgaagaagatgtGAAATTGCAATAAATGAATCCGTGCAAGATGCTATAAATGGATGATCTTAGTTGGCCACGTCCAAGCTTTGTGACCGCGGTGCCTACTGAtgtcaaacaaaattaatttgcaattttattgtatttatataaatgtgaaattaaaaagaaaaatgacctTTTCAGCCAACCATAGTGTACTCACGTTAACTTCTATTTCAAAATCACGCACGCCTTCCTTTTTTTAAACAGTTGTAACAATATAAGCATTAggggagaaaagaaaaaaaaaaaaaaaaggagacaAAAATTCGATCTTCAGAGTTCTAGGACGAATCAAATCGTGCCACGTCAAATTATCTGATAACCACCGTTAACAACCGCTACTAACGGCACAAACAGATCAATAGACTCGTGTATCTTTAGCCTCTCCAGGTTCCAGCAACGAacttcattttcatattttcgtTTCTCGCACCGCCAGCTACTGCCACGATGGCAAGCAGCATTTCGAGAACGCTGCGAGCTTCCGAGCCTCGATCCGGAGGCAAAATGGTTCGAGCCAGGCGAACCGGGGGTCCTAAAACTCCCTACGACAGGCCCCAGTCTCCTCCCAATTCCAGCCCCAACCCTCAAAACCCTAATTGGCTCTCCAGACTTATTTACTCGCCCACTCGCATGCTTGCTACCGGCGCTGGCAAACTCCTCTCTTCCGTCTTCACTAATGACgactcctcttcttcttcctcgTCAGATTCTGATTCAGGTTCTGTTTCCTCTGTTgcttatgtttaattattccGAGTCAGCctcatttttatctttttgtgtGCAGTTTTACTcctattgttttaaaattttaacgcTGTTCTATGCagtacttttcttttttctttttcttttttccgtgaataatgaaactaatattaagaaattatttccCTACTTCAAATTTATAGCAATGTTTCTTCAGCCTTTCTCGCATGCTTCTCAATTcttcaaattatataaatcacTTCTATTTTTCAGAAGAGGatattgatgatgaagatgaaaatgATGCTACTGATACAATGAAAAAGGTAAATTGTCATCCTTTATGTTCTTCTTTTATAACTCTGTTCGGACTCTTTGTTCTCATTGAAATCACTGTCCAATGATTGTCATTGAGGTTagctttttctaatttgacaCGTAGAtatataatgttttatttgtgGTTATGTTAGAAGGGGACATTAGACATTATTGAGCACGTCAGGAGCGCACATCAACCCACCGTCGGGAAGAGTGAAACCAAGCGTCTAATAGAACAGCTTCTAGTGCAGGTGACTTTCTCGAGGTAATTGTGAATCCATAGCTTCTTTGTATCATAATTTGGACTTTTCATGGTTGTTGTTTTCATTGgatccttttcttttttcaccaCTTGTTTGCTTTGTATTTTTCTGTTATAGTCAGTGgctttttaaatttctgtgaTATAGTGCAACTAGCTTGTGTTGGAATTTTTGTATCAGcatagttttatttgttttcaatcATATGAAAAGTTTCAAGTTTTGGCTCACTTGCTTCGATTCTGAGTTCAAGTTTAAAACCCTTTTGGatatttgcttttattttaaattgttgcCACATTTCTATGAGAAAATATGAGTTGATTCCTCTTCCAAGTTTTTTGTCAACTATTTAATCACTTTTTATGtcttttgaaaatgatttcaCTCCATGATCTGAATGGCTGTTTATATTGGACCAGGGAAGAGTGCAATAGGCTGACAGGTATTATCAAATCAAGGGTTGTTGATAGCCCTGTCATTAGAGACACAGAGGATTGGAGATTAAGTGAACCACGAAACCGAACAATTGGCAGTGGTATTGCTTTGTAATAGTTCTACCAAAAACAAggaaaagttttgaaaattgatcTGCTAAATTTGGATTATAACTGCTGCTACATTTGTATTTCAGATGTTGACATCCCTGATTACCGTTGTACAGCTGTTATGGAGGCAAAAAAATGGTTAGAGGAGAAGAAATCAGGATCGAGTCCAAATTCAGAATTGGAACTTGGAACCTGCGCTTTGAACTCTGCTATGTCACCACATGTTagtaattgatttttatattgtgtCAGCAGCAAACTTTATGGTTGCTTTCAGTCACTTCTAGTGTGGCCCTCATTACTAAacactttattttcttatcttgctgcactgttaagattgttaATCAACTTTTATATTTCccatttctttttgtaattttttcattaaatggCGCGACTAGACATcttgagtattttttttttcacctgtAAGAGATGCCAGAAATTTGTTTTCTGAAATTGACATTTCAGAATGTGATTTACTTTCCCTGCCTCCATAACATTTAATTTTGCGGTTCTTTGTTGGGGGGGGGAAtggatttcatttttatttatgtattacTTCTTTGTGATACATTTGTATGACAACCATTGGGAGCTTCTTTTAGTGTGGGAAAATAAAAGGTTAATACcaatttagatttaaaatgATTTGAGGCATGTATGCAAGGTGATGCCAGTTCTATATTCAAGGTTTGATTTTTTCTAATGCAGGTAAACGAAGGTGAATTAGGTTCTCCAGTAGATATGGCCAAATCGTATATGCAAACACGGCCTCCATGGGCATCTCCATCTGCAAACCATATTGAATGTGGATCACCATCACCAACAGGAATTCAGCTTTTTAAGGAAGAAACGCCATATTCAACTGGTTACACTTCTTTCACATCATCCAAggtttttctattcttttctttttttttaatgtatattTTGTGGTTTCGTTCCATTTCTCTGTTGCGATGAATACAAATTAGCTCTGATGCTAAAGGCAACGAAGGCATTAGTTTCTCGTAGGATAAAATTTGGTTTGTAGCTTCTGTATGGGCTTCAGTTTCCAAGTTTCCAAAGAAATTCAGGAtatttgcttcttcttttttctttgcatCTGATAGAAGGGGATGTTGGGTTAATAATTGTATCTTTGAGCTCTTTTTTAGAGAATTGCTGCTATGACAGCTTATATTGAAACTTTTTAGCTTTCTGTTTATAGGTCTCTTGTCTCTGTCATCTCATGCTGATCTTATTTTAGCAGATTTCTTGTCCACTTTTGCGAGTTCCGCATTCATTTTAATGCAGTTTTCTTAGTTTTcaatcaaaaagaaaaaaatgatgttgGTTTGACTTTGCTTGGTCCTTGTTCATGGTCAATGATGTATGTAAGTGAGTTTTTTGGGAGAATGATTTGgcattattctaaaattatgaaatgcaAATTGAGAGTTGGGAATTCATTAGCAAAGGTCAGGTTGGTGGCAAGTTAAGTTAAATTGACAGGAATATGCCTAAGATCTGATATAGTGATAGATGGTAGGGTAGAATATACTCTTTAAGGAAACCTGGCCATGATGAGACCAAAGCGCTGGACTGTTTCTTGAATTTGttgaaatgaatttggcaGGGGGAACTGTGATGAGGTGTGTCGCAGTTACATTTGTTGCAAATTCATGGTAGATGCTGAATTATGTTTGAGGTGGATGTTTCAAAATATTCAACTGGAAGTCCTGTGTTTTGAGTACAGTTCTCCGATACGCTTCAAAATGTTGAACTTTTTATGCAACACAATATTCTTGATTGGGAAACTAAGAAAACGAAgaagggaaaaggaaaaaggcaAGATCTAAGGTTGTCTCTTCTATCCTGCATgctgattctttttattttattgtctcTCCTGCAGATGAAAAAGGATTCCCCTGCCTCTGGTTCATGGAATATCTTGGAGGAAATACGAAAAGTGAGATCCAAAGCCACAGAAGAAATGCTTAGGACTCCACCTTCCTCAAAAATTGATTGGTCCTCATTTGCTCTAGAGAATAAGAGCATGAGTAATTCTTTAGTGGCTAGTGAGGCATTAACTAGTTTGAGAGACAAAGTGCACAGCTCTGCAAAACCAGTAGCTGCATCTGTAAATGTGGCCACAGGCTTATCTACTTCATATGGCTTTCCAGGTGTGGtttattttactgttttaGGGGAAACTCTGTTGGTTATTCGTAATATCTGTTATGTGTAACAGGATGGATCACTTGAtcttgtttaatattttaggatGCTAGAAATTGAATTATAGATAACCTAATTCATTGAGCCTCATTTTTTGTCCCTTCAGTCACACAGGTGGTGCAGGATATGTTACCAAAAGGAGCTGTGCCACCAAATCCAGCTACTGCTGCTTCTGAACAAAATCAGGTACTGTAGATTGAATGaatacaaatttctttttccttcacataattttttacttgtctATATATGCGAATGCATGCTTTGTTTTAAGCATTTGATTTGTTGGTATTGTTTTTCACAAATGTTACAACTTGCTGACGTCAATTGCAAAAAAATTGCTCTTCATGAAGGCCTTGGAAGGCATTCAGTCCATGATGGGAACAACAGGTAATACTTTTAACCTTTTTACTAAAAGCAACATCATAGCACTTTGTCTGTATTTTTGTAGCCAAATAATTCTTAAATTCCGTGCATTTGAGTATTTCTTTCGTTTAATCTTTCTATCCGGGgggaagatttttttttgttaaagcaTCTGGAATTACATGGAACTTACTTAGTCTGTTAGCTATCCGATAGCAAGTTGAACCTAATCATCtgaaataattgttattttacattatttgtCAACTTTTTTTGTTAAGCTTTATGAGtcaaagatttaattattgtgatgctcttaaagatttttttagtttacaGTGGTTTTTTTTGTTAAGATTGCTCTCGAGCTTCTTGTTAGTGCTTCTATCCTGTCATGTGGTTGTGGTTTCCAGTAGCTAAATGTTATGTGCACTGTTTGTGGAGTTATAATGTCCCTTGTGTAGCTTAAATTAAATCAGCATAAATGGAAGACATAATTATATGTTATCTGAGATGTTAGGAAGGATTACAAGTATTATTGGATATAATCCATAAAGAAATTTCATTATGTGAGCAGAGCCTAGAATATTGCATTAGTGCATGAAGcttcttttttccccttttctttttggggtTCAATTCCTACTTTCCAATAATTTTGTCCTTCGTTACCAAAATGTACTCGATTTGGGCTTGTGGGGTGGCGTCAAAGGGAGACTAAGCTCTGGACAAAGAGTTAAATCATTAGATGACATCAAGACAGCATCACAAAGGTCAGTCTCTTTCTCCCATTCACCAGTATAACCACCTTATTTAGGATAATTATCATCtcaatttttccttcttgAAGTTTGTGTTGCATCAACTTTTAAGGTTTCTCAGTACCTAAACAAAATCGGTTGCTTATTTTGCTATAACGTGTTCTTGTATTAATTACTGGCAATATAGTGaccaaaaaaagagaaaaaaattacttgcAATATGCCAAAAATGACCAGTACTTTGGTAATGGGTAAAAGAACTTCTCTAGTTAATTGTCTagagttcaataaaaaataaaaaataataattaaaaaaattaaaaaatgtattacaCAATAAGGgaagaattaaaagaagaaaggattgaaataaaaaatattcatccaACTTATAAAGTCTTGCATCTCTGCTTATTACAGTGATGCTGATGCTGCCAACATTGATGGCCCTAAGGAAACTAATGGGAGTACTCATCCATTTGGCACTCTGGTGGGAGGAACTGCAGAAGGTAAGAATTCTAGACCAACCTGTATGTGGATGTACCGAAGCTTATAATTGTAGTTTTAAGCCGGGGTCAGGGTTAAGacaaaaatgaagatgaagttTTGGGGATGTGGGTTTTACTCTAGTTTCTCTGTGTTCCCCTACTGTTGAAGGTTTAAAAGTGGTGTTGGCACTGAATGCAACTCCAGATTcgctaaataaacaaaagtgTCCGACTTCAAAGGAACTGACTGGGAAAAGTGGTTCATTTGCTGTTAATGGTTTCCCTACTTCAGAATCTAGGTAAATGGTGGCTGACCCTGCTACTTTGGACATTTGGTCCCAATTTATGCAAATTGgattttaataaacttttatGCTCTCCTTCAGCTTGTCCCCAGGACAGGATAGAGAACAAGACTCTAGGCCATCTAATGAGAATCATAATCCAGTTGCTTCTGGCCATGACGAAGTTCCTCTAAGTGCCCCTACGGGGGAGGTTGGTGAAAATTTGAGTGAAGCTTCAATTGATGTACCAGTAACGCATCAAAATGATAGCATCGCCACGTGCTCTCAAAACAGTTCCAGCATGCAGAAAGAAGGGCTGTCACAGGACCTGATTACACCAAGTACAAAACGCCGCAAGACCACTGGTGCTGCTGAGGAGCAACAGGGAAAGAAACCGAGTAGATACAATCGACGGGGCAAGGGACGGGGTAAATAATATGGAAATTGTATTCGATGGTagtgtaaaattaattgtaagcTAGTTCAGAGAAAAGGAGAGCATCTATCTGTTGTAGTGAAGTTGGTAATTTCATGGAGTCAGGATTTTGTTTTCCCTTCATTTGTTGCATTATTCACTTTTCAGGAGATTtaggttttaaatttctaGTGTAGAAAACGATTTTGAAGCTTTTGTAAGCCAATTTGGTACTTTTGGTCCGTGTAGAAGAAGCACCACTGTATTAATTTATGAGATGAGATGGGTGGTATTAGTTTGTCAAGAAATGTCAGTCCTTGATTGTGTTTATTCTTTCTTCAATCTCAATTTCAACCTGGATCTCGTCCCAGCAGTTTCTCGACTCG encodes:
- the LOC102630167 gene encoding protein KAKU4 isoform X1; this encodes MASSISRTLRASEPRSGGKMVRARRTGGPKTPYDRPQSPPNSSPNPQNPNWLSRLIYSPTRMLATGAGKLLSSVFTNDDSSSSSSSDSDSEEDIDDEDENDATDTMKKKGTLDIIEHVRSAHQPTVGKSETKRLIEQLLVQVTFSREECNRLTGIIKSRVVDSPVIRDTEDWRLSEPRNRTIGSDVDIPDYRCTAVMEAKKWLEEKKSGSSPNSELELGTCALNSAMSPHVNEGELGSPVDMAKSYMQTRPPWASPSANHIECGSPSPTGIQLFKEETPYSTGYTSFTSSKMKKDSPASGSWNILEEIRKVRSKATEEMLRTPPSSKIDWSSFALENKSMSNSLVASEALTSLRDKVHSSAKPVAASVNVATGLSTSYGFPVTQVVQDMLPKGAVPPNPATAASEQNQALEGIQSMMGTTGRLSSGQRVKSLDDIKTASQSDADAANIDGPKETNGSTHPFGTLVGGTAEGLKVVLALNATPDSLNKQKCPTSKELTGKSGSFAVNGFPTSESSLSPGQDREQDSRPSNENHNPVASGHDEVPLSAPTGEVGENLSEASIDVPVTHQNDSIATCSQNSSSMQKEGLSQDLITPSTKRRKTTGAAEEQQGKKPSRYNRRGKGRGK